A section of the Humulus lupulus chromosome 2, drHumLupu1.1, whole genome shotgun sequence genome encodes:
- the LOC133817692 gene encoding uncharacterized protein LOC133817692 gives MAMIVPSLSSPNPSLLNLKFSPLSTLGIRVRSRTAPFPSSTTKIQSFNPIQTHNFQGFSGKTPELLLRRNLRVCVAAKDDGDDGIDEAEKQARGESTMPERFRYITKEAPDPPLRWPFFVAVAFLLYAWRAVLFELHNWKKAAIAIVHFLGYLSKLALALVFHFLGDPITSVIRSIETTFYTIRSFYSGIVAYAPVPELTTIIILSSVVLAIAEATVPDSVNSQPYILTLSGLIGYAAVGGYISEPFFWTLLVGLYGFSRFFQKRDDVSSALPAVAVLAAVGEPWIRVLVIGSYLALAIYHHSKKSLERKEEAVVTARKLPLPLLGVALAIGIRIAAKWAGYRHLTWMIV, from the exons ATGGCGATGATAGTCCCCAGTCTCTCCTCTCCGAATCCCTCTCTTCTTAACCTCAAATTTTCACCGCTTTCTACTCTGGGCATTCGAGTTCGATCCCGAACAGCCCCTTTTCCCTCTTCTACAACCAAAATCCAATCATTCAATCCCATACAAACTCATAACTTTCAAGGGTTTTCTGGGAAAACACCTGAGCTCTTGCTCAGAAGAAATTTGAGGGTTTGCGTGGCTGCGAAAGATGATGGTGATGATGGTATTGATGAAGCTGAGAAGCAGGCTAGAGGGGAGAGTACTATGCCTGAGCGGTTCCGGTACATTACGAAAGAAGCTCCCGACCCTCCCTTGAGATGGCCTTTCTTTGTAG CGGTTGCTTTTCTACTCTATGCATGGAGGGCAGTTTTGTTCGAGTTACATAACTGGAAAAAGGCTGCAATCGCCATTGTTCATTTTCTGGGATATCTCTCAAAACTTGCATTGGCCCTTGTCTTTCATTTCTTAGGTGATCCAATCACTTCAGTGATCAGATCCATTGAGACGACATTTTATACCATTCGATCTTTCTACTCCGGTATAGTTGCTTATGCTCCAGTTCCAGAGCTGACCACAATTATTATACTGTCATCAGTTGTCCTTGCTATTGCAGAAGCCACAGTTCCAGACTCTGTTAACAGCCAACCGTATATCCTCACCTTATCTGGCCTAATTGGTTATGCAGCTGTAGGAGGCTACATCTCTGAGCCTTTCTTCTGGACCCTTTTGGTGGGGCTCTACGGGTTTTCAAGATTTTTTCAGAAGAGAGATGATGTTTCATCGGCATTGCCTGCAGTAGCCGTTCTGGCTGCTGTTGGAGAACCCTGGATTAGAGTTTTGGTGATTGGTTCATATTTGGCATTAGCGATATATCATCATTCGAAGAAATCACTAGAAAGGAAGGAAGAAGCGGTAGTGACAGCTAGGAAGCTTCCACTTCCATTGCTGGGTGTTGCCTTAGCAATTGGAATTCGTATTGCTGCTAAGTGGGCTGGTTACCGGCATTTGACATGGATGATAGTATGA
- the LOC133814159 gene encoding secreted RxLR effector protein 161-like has translation MEKVPYPEAIGSVMYIMISTRLDIAYAVSVLSRFMSNLGEEHWKGLKWLLRYLKAIPRHGLRFSKTSSRTHLEGYVDADYASNRDTRKFITSYCFLLNGYCISWKAQLQPINSLSTIEAEFMATTEAFKEVVWIKGILSEIQMLNGKAIVFPDSQSTIHLCRNPVYHERSKHIDIRLFWIKNKIEEGEIELEKVPSEENPADA, from the coding sequence atggaaaagGTCCCTTATCCAGAAGCCATTGGCAGTGTAATGTACATTATGATCAGCACTAGACTTGATATTGCCTATGCTGTAAGTGTGTTGAGTAGATTCATGTCGAACCTAGGAGAAGAACATTGGAAAGGCTTGAAATGGCTACTAAGATATTTGAAGGCAATACCAAGACACGGTTTGAGATTCAGCAAGACCAGTTCAAGGACACACCTTGAAGGTTATGTTGATGCAGATTATGCATCAAACAGGGATACAAGGAAGTTTATTACTAGTTATTGTTTTCTACTCAATGGGTACTGCATAAGTTGGAAAGCTCAGCTTCAACCCATAAATTCATTATCCACAATCGAAGCAGAATTCATGGCCACCACTGAAGCATTCAAAGAAGTTGTTTGGATCAAAGGAATTCTAAGTGAGATACAAATGTTGAATGGTAAAGCAATTGTATTCCCTGATAGTCAGTCTACAATACATCTTTGTAGAAATCCAGTATATCATGAGAGATCAAAACATATCGACATTAGACTGTTTTGGATCAAAAACAAGATAGAGGAAGGAGAAATAGAACTTGAAAAAGTCCCAAGTGAAGAGAATCCTGCAGATGCATGA
- the LOC133814160 gene encoding uncharacterized protein LOC133814160 — MALEVNNEAIQCKVFSITFSRPALLWFKQLKPGSVSSFGDLCRAFLQQYNANREAPRTMADLYRIEQGENEHPKSYLQRFIDLVHQIHDVEPATAANLFVKSLQVGSLLHENLTMMPPYDMAEIQTHAEGIFRVLKFQERAQRKSALISTPPANNPLPPSTRDDKRKRQDSDHMKGGKKPRANQDPPRYTSFEYTVPQEIFYEENKDRPIWREP; from the coding sequence ATGGCCTTGGAAGTCAACAATGAAGCCATACAATGCAAAGTCTTCTCCATAACCTTTTCTAGACCAGCCTTGTTGTGGTTCAAACAACTAAAACCTGGCTCTGTCAGCAGCTTCGGTGATCTTTGTAGAGCCTTTCTCCAGCAGTATAATGCCAATCGCGAAGCACCAAGAACAATGGCAGATCTTTACCGAATTGAGCAAGGTGAAAATGAACACCCGAAGTCATACCTGCAACGTTTCATCGACCTTGTACATCAAATCCATGACGTAGAGCCTGCAACCGCAGCTAACCTCTTCGTCAAAAGTCTGCAAGTGGGGTCCCTCTTGCACGAGAACCTCACTATGATGCCACCATATGACATGGCTGAAATCCAGACCCATGCCGAGGGCATCTTTAGGGTCCTGAAATTTCAAGAGCGTGCGCAGAGGAAGTCTGCCCTTATTTCAACACCACCAGCAAATAACCCTCTCCCTCCATCTACAAGGGACGACAAAAGAAAAAGGCAAGACTCAGACCACATGAAAGGGGGAAAGAAGCCAAGAGCAAATCAAGATCCACCTCGATACACCTCTTTCGAGTACACCGTCCCTCAGGAGATCTTCTACGAAGAAAACAAAGATAGACCCATATGGCGGGAACCATAA